The Anabaena sp. PCC 7108 region GGTTTCACCAAAGCCACCGCCACCGATGACTTTTTTAATGATATACTGTCCGTTCTGTAGTGCGGTGTTAGGTGTCCACATATTGTCTGAATCAGGATTTACAGGATTTAAGGATGAACAGGATTTAAGATATATGTTACATCTATTTGTATGTATTTAGACATCCTCTCAATTCCTCTCTGCGACTCTGCGCCTCTGCGTGAGAAAAAACCCTATTCCCCCTTCATAAATTCCAAATATCCCTTACTCAATTCCTCCACAGCCAAATCATAAAATTGCTTACCATGTTCTGGGGTTGCTAAATCTGGATTTGAACCCATACGGCCATCTGGATAACGTAAACGAAAATCAACAGCACTATAAATTTTATGTCCACTAGCAACTTCTGGAGAAAGATATGCTTTTTTAATTGCTTCTGGATAAACATATTGGGTAACAGCTACTTCGCTAGGGGTAGCATGAGAACCTTCTTGATTACCATATAATTCTTTAGCAAGTTTGTACACAGAACTACCCATAAACCAATTAGCAATTTGACATTGAACTTTTGAGGAATTGGGAATTTGTAAATCTTCTAAATGAGCGTAAGTTTCAGAAAAAGCAGCTTTGAGAGTCGCAATATTTCCCCCATGTCCATTAATAAAATAGAACTTAGTAAAACCAGCTTTGACTAAACAAGTTAAATAATCTTTAACTACTAAAATTAAAGTGCTAGGACGTAAACTAATTGTTCCCGGAAAAGCAGTATGATGTAATGCCATTGCCACATTTATTGTTGGTGCAACCATAGCTTGAGTTGCTTCCCCAACACCTTTTGATATAGATTCTGCACAAATTGCATCAGTACCAATTAATCCCGTAGGTCCATGTTGTTCCGTCGAACCAATTGGTAAAATAATTCCTTGAGATTTTTGTAAATAAGTTTCAACTTCCGTCCAAGTGCTTAAATGTAAGAGCATTTTGTATTTAAATCCATTCTGAAATCTATTATAAATGATTGTTTGTCTATTCAGTATTACTACTGAAATAAAAAATAAGTGACCATAGTGGATTTACTTAAATTGCAAAAACTATCAAAAATCAAATAATATCTTGCTAAATAGCGCCAATATTGATATTATTTTAAATAAATTAAAGTATAAATTCTTATGCTAAAGAGTTTTATTTCACAGTCTTATTTTCTGTTGATGTCTACGCTGACTTTGGGTTTCACAGTTGCTTCTCCTGATGATGTTCAAGCTCTCACCTTTGTTGATTCTTGGAACTTCAACAGCAGCAACTTAAATTCTAGTCAAGGTAATGGTACGCTAACAAGTAATTTCGTCCCTGCAAACATTATCTACTTTACAGGTACAACAATCAATGCTGTAGGTAGTGATCCTGCTGGTCAATCTTTTGGTCTGCAAGCTGGTACATCCAATGTTAATAATAGTAAAAATATTACACTTCAGTTTAATCTCTCACAATATTCCGACCCAATTCTAACATTTGCAACCCAGAAAACAAGTACAGGTTTCAATAATGATTTAGTTGAATGGTCTATTGATGGCACCACATTTTCAACAGTAGGAATTAGCGGCACAAATCCCTATAACCCCGCAATAAGTTTCGCTCTGCAAACTTTTGACTTCAGCAATGTTAATGCCATAGATAGTGCCTCTACAGCCTTTTTTCGCATTACTTTTGATGGCGCTACTTCTAGCGCAGGTAATAATCGAATTGACAATATACAACTCAATGCCACTCTAAATTCCACCCCTGTTCCTTTTGAATTCAATTCTGCTTCCAGTTTAATAATTTTAGGAGGAGCTTTTGGGTTACGTTATTGGCGTAAGCGCTGCTATGATCAGCAGAGAAATTCTCTATGAGGAGATGGAGTCGCAACAAGTTTTCAGGAATACGGATACAAACAATTTACTGATACTGCAACTTTAGTTCATAACACTCATTGCGAATCTCCAAACACAACTAACTCCGAGTAAATGATGAGATGTTTGTTTTCTGGATTGTCAACAATCCCAAGGAATAAAGAAAATATTGGCGCTTGACTAATCAAAGCAATAATGTTTTTTTACGTCTTTGGTAATTTCCCACATACAAGACATACCTGCGGGAAAAGTTACAAAATCACCTTTACCCATTTGCACTGGTTGTCCTCCATCTGGAGTTACAATTACATCACCTTCTAAGAAGTAACAAGTTTCTTGAGAATCATAAGTCCACGGGAATTTGGAAACTTCTTTTTGCCAAATTGCCCATTTATATACACCTAAATCGTTGAGATGTTCTTGAGTAGGTTGATGCTCGATTTTAATTTCCATGCGGTGTTTGATCTAGTTGTATTTAGCAGTAGGATTGAATATCTTCTCCACACTGATCTACTAAATAACACAATGCACGAAAACGCAAGCCTACAAATTCATCATACAGGGGATTTAGCTTACACATTGGGGGAATGTGAGCGATTTTACGACCAAAAACGATAATATCGCGTTCAAATGGACACTGAGCAGGAATCAGTTTGGCAATAAATTTAGCTAATTTGCGGTTCTGAATCTCCATTCCATCCAACTTTTGACGTATTGGTTGTAAGAAGTCAGATTTATTACCGGCTTGGTGGCTTTCTCCCATAGGGTTAATCAAAGTAGGGAGAATGATAGGTTGACTATTGGTTGTGATCATAATTGTAAATCCGGTTGTACTTAGATTGATGAAAGATATACCTTATTTGACTTACTCCCATGCAATTTGTTTCACAAATCTGCGTTCAAAAGATGGAAGATAAATTCAAGTAGGATCTTTTATATGGAATAAGCAGAGAACAGGTTTAACTAATGCTATTTAAACTCAGAGTATGTTGAAGAACTGTCCCGTTAAATACAAAATAACAAAGAAATAATAAAAATGGTATTACCTTAACTTATTAATTACTGATGTTGAATATTGCAATTCCATATATAGACGAGAAAATGCTTGAAAGTGGCTCTGGGCATAATTTTTATTATTAATTAATTTTCTAATCTACCTGCTTTTACTAGTATTTAGCAATGATAAGCACTACTTTTAGCGCCAAGAATATATATAAAAATATTATGTGGGTTGCATAAGCAAAGCATAAGCGTTGAACTTATGTCTAACTTTTTAGTTTTAACCAAGTCCTATTAGGATAGGTGTGAGGTTGAAAAACTTTGTAAAATATAATTAGACAACTCGCAAAATCCTTCTCCTTCAGCCGCAGTCGTTATATAAGCAGGTTGATACTGCAACTGATTTGCATATTGCCGCACATTGGCCACACCTACAGAAATAGGGAAATAGCGACTATTAAATAAACTCTCATCATTGGGACTATCACCAACAGTCACTATTTGTTCAGGTGAATATTCGGGGAAGTATTGACGTAGTACTTGCAACAATCCCACAGCCTTATCTTGTCCTTGGGGTTTAATGTGACACTGGACATTGCTGTAAGTAAATCCCCAACCCATTTGCTGACAAATACTATTAATATTTTGTAGTTCACTTAGGCTCAAACAAGCTACATCAAATGTCCAGTCAGTGACACGAAAGCGATTATCATCAGATTCTCTAATTTGGGGATATTGAATTTGTAATTTTTCAAAGACTTTGGCTAAATGTTGACGATGTGCAACTAAGTCAGAAATGGGGGTCAAAGCTACTGGTTGGAGATTTGGAGATAGGTAGAATAAACCGCCGTTTTCTGCCATAGCACCAGCAACTGGCATTAAGCTACTTAGTCCACTTACCCATCCGGCTGAACGTCCTGTGACAATCAGTACCTTTACTTCAGCTGTAGCTAAATTTTCTAAGGCTTGTAACAGTACTGATGTAAATTTTCCCTCGTTCGTCAAAGTGCCATCCATATCTGTGGCCACGAGACGAATATTCCTCAATTGCTGTAGATTCATCGGGGTCGCCAATGTGTCTGTACATTTGAAAATTACCACAATATGTAAAAAAATATTAACATTACAGTAATTTGATATCAAAGATTGGGGCATCCTAAACATTAGGAATCAAATCTTTCAGTTGTTAACCATGCTCAGTACAATTTTTCTAGCCCAGTCTTCAGGTTCCAAGCCTCAAAAGACAAACCAAGTAGTACAAGCAAGCGATTTTCAGATACAACCGTTATTGATGGTCGCCAGTGGAGGTCTGCTTTTAGCGCTAATTGCTATGATTATCTATAGCAAGGTTTTAGTGCGTAAGTACGAGAAAAAAGTCAAGTTTGAAAAATTTCGGACGCGAGAACTAGAAAAAAAGTTGAAGTTAGCGCTGGAAACCATTCGTAAAATGGAAACTAATCCAGATTTAGTTCACTCACGAGACTTTAACCTTGATTATTTGCGAATGCGGATGTCAGAGGAGGTGTTCCATTTTGGGATTGTTAATCAGGTTAAACTCAAGATTAAAGATAAAATTTCTTCTGCACTGCGGCCACATCAATCTCAACAGGGACAAGTCGGGATTGCCAGCAATACTGGTAAACAAGTAGATGAAATTTTTGATGTTGAGCATGAAACTGGTATTGCTCCCAACATTGTCAAGCGAGTGCTATTTCGGATTCAAATTCGGTTAATGAAGTTACCGACACAAGCTACTTCTACTACTATTAGTCAAATAATGGACTGTATAGAAACTTACCTCAGCCCTAGAGAAGATGATGATACCTGGCAACCAACTATTCAAGGTCGGATTGTCTATATGCATTGGGATCAAAAGGCTAAACCCACACCTCTGCTTGTTTTGGAACAATCTAATGAAGGTGTAAATGTAACTTTTCGGACTACTCGCCAACCAAATATTTCTGTACCCTAGTATGAGCAAACTTAAAACTTTCAGGTTTGTGTAAATAAACAGTAATTATGTATTCAAGGTGCAACTAGTGAACTTTCAACAACCGCAGAAGACTACATCTTGAAATTTATCTATGTTTCAAGGTGTAGTTAGCGAGGATGTTCAACCTCTTGTCCAGCTTTGTTACTTATAGCTACATTTTGGGCATCACGAGTTAAAAGACCATCTTCCATTTCGACGATGCGATCAGCGATATCTAAGATGCGGTTATCATGAGTTACTAACAAGATCGCAGTTCCCTGTTCTTTGGCTAGACGCTGCATAATTTCTACAACGTCACGTCCTGATTGTTTGTCTAATGCTGCCGTAGGTTCATCTGCTAGAACTAGTGGAGGATGATTGACTAAAGCGCGAGCGATCGCTATTCTTTGTTTTTGTCCACCTGATAAATTATCTGGGTAGTAGTTCATCCTTTCTGCTAAACCAACTGATCCCAGCATGGCTTCTGATTTACGAATAGCTGAAGATTGAGAAACTCTCGCATTTAATTCTACTGCCATTTGTACATTTTGCCTAGCCGTTAAAAACCCCAACAAATTATGAGCTTGAAAAATATAACCAATATTGCGTCGCATCCGTACCAGCTTACTTTGACTAGCTCCCAATAGTTCTTCCCCTAACAATTTCAAACTTCCTTCTTGTGCAGAACGCAAACCACCAATTAAGCTTAACAATGTAGTTTTACCTGAACCTGATGGTCCAGTCATAATTACAATTTCTCCAGCATATATATCTAGGTTAATATCAAATAAAATTTGTTTTCTGAGGACACCTTTTCCGTAGTAATGGTTAATATGTTTGATGGAGATGACAGGTTCTTTACTAATCATAAATTTAGGCGATATGGGATTACATGAAATTAGCTAGAGTTGAGAATAAATATTGGCTTAAGTGTTGCAAACTTTAGATCATAGACTATTAAGTAATCAGATATTTTGCTATTTCATATTTACTCAATTTTATCATATGCAATTTCTTCCTAGAACTTGATTTAAAAAATATCTGCTGGATCAGCAGAACGTAATTTACGCATAGCAATTATGCCAGAGATAAAACACATAATGATAGTTAATAAAAGTACCATAACAGCCCGATAATTACTCATAGCAACTGGTAAAAGAGTAGCATCTCTGGCAACTTTGTACATAACAAGAGCGCAAGCAAATCCTGGAACATATCCTAAAACTGCTAACATAAAAGCTTCTTGTAAAATGACTGTTAGCAAATAATTTTGTGTGTAGCCGATGGCTTTAAGGGTAGCATATTCAGATAAGTGATCTGTTACTTCTGTATACAGAATTTGATAAACAATTACAGTTCCGACAATAAAACCCATAATTGTCCCTAAAGTGAAAATAAAGCCAATAGCTGTACTACTTGCCCAATAATTTCTTTCAAAATCGATAAATTCTTGCTTGGTTAAAACATTAATATCTGTAGGTAAGTAAGTTCGTAAATATTGAGTAACTACAGCTAAATCTGCTCCTGGTTTTAATTTAATTAACCCAATATCAATTAAGCCCCGCTGTCGATTACTAAATAAGCGTAAAAAATTGACATCGCTGGTAATTAAATTACCATCAGCCCCGAAAGATGCTCCTAAAGTGAATAATCCTACTACTTTAATTCGTCTCCTTCTGACTTCTGCTGTCACCAACTTTCCCTGATCAACATCCTCAGCAATTGGTCCATATTCTAATCTAGAAGAACGGTCAAATAAAACAACATCAGGCAATTTAAGTTTATTTAAATTTTCATCTACACCAGGCAAATCAAAGACATTAACTTCTGGATTTATTCCAAAAGTAAGAATACTCCGAGGGCGGCCTGTAATCGGATTTTTCCAGCTTGTATAGTCTAAGTATATAGGATATACTGACTGTACTTCTGGTAAATCTAATGTTTTATATAACCGCCTTTGAGAAAAGGGTTTCATTGCTAAAACAGCATTAGATTGACTGTTAATCAGAACAATGTCACCTTTTAAACTCTCATGCATTCTCACGTTACTGTAATACAATGCATCTCGAAAACCCAGTTGCATAAACATTAAAATGTCAGCAAAGGCAATACCTGATAAAGCTACAACTAGGCGAGTTTTTTCTCTGGTTAGTTGTAGCCAGGACAGAGGGATTTTTTGACCCATTTTCTAAATTCCCCAGCAATTATACCAAGTTTGAATTTGAGATATTGAATTAAGAATTAGCTTGATAGATATCAAGGCAAGATTACTGTTTTTTCGTACCTTCATCAGTCTTAATTTCGACAACAACCTTAGCGTTAGTTAAACCAGAAACTCTCTGGCTATACTCTGGGGAAATTGCAATTTTAACTTCTACGACTCTGGCATCAACATCAGCTGCTGGATCTGTATTTAATACATCCTTTTTGCCAATTTTTCTGCCAATACTAGTGATTGTTCCCGTTAATTGCCCGTTAAATGCGCCATTATCACTGGTAATCGTAGCGAGTTGACCAACCCGGACTTTACCAATACTGTCTTCAGGAACTTCTGCAACAACAAACATCTGATCAGTTTGTCCAATTTCCGCAATGCCATTAGCACTCATAACTTCGCCAGATTTGGTGTGAATTTTTAAAATTTCACCAGGGCTTGGGGCTTTGACATAGCTTAATTGCAGTTCTGCTTGCGCTTTTTTAATCAGAGCGATCGCATTGCTAATTTGGGATTGTGCTATTTGCACATCAGTAGGACGCACATCTACCAACCTGTTAAACCTAGCCCTTTCTTCGTCTATTTGCTTTTGCAAAGTGGCTATAGTTTTGTTGCGATTAGCTGTGGCTTCAATTAGTTGCTGCTGCAAAGTAGCTATAGTTTTGACTTGAGTAGCTCTGGCTTCGGCAATTTGCTGTGATAAAGTTCCTAAAGCTTGTCTCAAACTAGCTTGGCTTTCACGTAATTGTTGAGTAGCTGTAACCGCACTTAAACGCCTTCTATCTCTTTCTTGCTGAGAAATAGCGCCTTCT contains the following coding sequences:
- a CDS encoding creatininase family protein codes for the protein MLLHLSTWTEVETYLQKSQGIILPIGSTEQHGPTGLIGTDAICAESISKGVGEATQAMVAPTINVAMALHHTAFPGTISLRPSTLILVVKDYLTCLVKAGFTKFYFINGHGGNIATLKAAFSETYAHLEDLQIPNSSKVQCQIANWFMGSSVYKLAKELYGNQEGSHATPSEVAVTQYVYPEAIKKAYLSPEVASGHKIYSAVDFRLRYPDGRMGSNPDLATPEHGKQFYDLAVEELSKGYLEFMKGE
- a CDS encoding cupin domain-containing protein, which produces MEIKIEHQPTQEHLNDLGVYKWAIWQKEVSKFPWTYDSQETCYFLEGDVIVTPDGGQPVQMGKGDFVTFPAGMSCMWEITKDVKKHYCFD
- a CDS encoding Mo-dependent nitrogenase C-terminal domain-containing protein — encoded protein: MITTNSQPIILPTLINPMGESHQAGNKSDFLQPIRQKLDGMEIQNRKLAKFIAKLIPAQCPFERDIIVFGRKIAHIPPMCKLNPLYDEFVGLRFRALCYLVDQCGEDIQSYC
- a CDS encoding HAD family hydrolase, which translates into the protein MNLQQLRNIRLVATDMDGTLTNEGKFTSVLLQALENLATAEVKVLIVTGRSAGWVSGLSSLMPVAGAMAENGGLFYLSPNLQPVALTPISDLVAHRQHLAKVFEKLQIQYPQIRESDDNRFRVTDWTFDVACLSLSELQNINSICQQMGWGFTYSNVQCHIKPQGQDKAVGLLQVLRQYFPEYSPEQIVTVGDSPNDESLFNSRYFPISVGVANVRQYANQLQYQPAYITTAAEGEGFCELSNYILQSFSTSHLS
- a CDS encoding DevA family ABC transporter ATP-binding protein codes for the protein MISKEPVISIKHINHYYGKGVLRKQILFDINLDIYAGEIVIMTGPSGSGKTTLLSLIGGLRSAQEGSLKLLGEELLGASQSKLVRMRRNIGYIFQAHNLLGFLTARQNVQMAVELNARVSQSSAIRKSEAMLGSVGLAERMNYYPDNLSGGQKQRIAIARALVNHPPLVLADEPTAALDKQSGRDVVEIMQRLAKEQGTAILLVTHDNRILDIADRIVEMEDGLLTRDAQNVAISNKAGQEVEHPR
- the devC gene encoding ABC transporter permease DevC, coding for MGQKIPLSWLQLTREKTRLVVALSGIAFADILMFMQLGFRDALYYSNVRMHESLKGDIVLINSQSNAVLAMKPFSQRRLYKTLDLPEVQSVYPIYLDYTSWKNPITGRPRSILTFGINPEVNVFDLPGVDENLNKLKLPDVVLFDRSSRLEYGPIAEDVDQGKLVTAEVRRRRIKVVGLFTLGASFGADGNLITSDVNFLRLFSNRQRGLIDIGLIKLKPGADLAVVTQYLRTYLPTDINVLTKQEFIDFERNYWASSTAIGFIFTLGTIMGFIVGTVIVYQILYTEVTDHLSEYATLKAIGYTQNYLLTVILQEAFMLAVLGYVPGFACALVMYKVARDATLLPVAMSNYRAVMVLLLTIIMCFISGIIAMRKLRSADPADIF
- a CDS encoding HlyD family efflux transporter periplasmic adaptor subunit; this translates as MSRVTEKPKSTEQGLEKSKVWLKVAVALPVVIAAGFIATAKIEQLKKLTSSVTMAPSVSSISAVGRLEPRGEVIKVAAPNSGLSAGSRVQQLLIREGQRVQQGQVLAILDSRDTNMAAVEEAKAKLQESRANLAQITAVSPRDIQAQRAVIARLQAQLVGEKNAQQATIARLAAELSGEKLSQQAGIQRLEAELSGQKDSLRATINRIRAEQRNAEVDAGRYDFLYKEGAISQQERDRRRLSAVTATQQLRESQASLRQALGTLSQQIAEARATQVKTIATLQQQLIEATANRNKTIATLQKQIDEERARFNRLVDVRPTDVQIAQSQISNAIALIKKAQAELQLSYVKAPSPGEILKIHTKSGEVMSANGIAEIGQTDQMFVVAEVPEDSIGKVRVGQLATITSDNGAFNGQLTGTITSIGRKIGKKDVLNTDPAADVDARVVEVKIAISPEYSQRVSGLTNAKVVVEIKTDEGTKKQ